One genomic segment of Arthrobacter sp. JZ12 includes these proteins:
- a CDS encoding CFI-box-CTERM domain-containing protein, translating into MQAKLMDAGSNSQASVAQIYEWDRQCFVIGVEMNILTRQYGFPDIELGEAAGLAALRMSVLMALLRRAPDGVVSKAELLDLIAQLKDLYSTAEKYASRANAYNQQITIEYGERLAQLAVFEQNIDKFMRRETNPFTQGGRQAASGGCYIATAVYGSYEHPSVIVLRRFRDDRLQTSALGRAFVRGYYWVSPIFARYFSSISWLNHRARNLLDRFVRYLER; encoded by the coding sequence TTGCAGGCGAAGCTGATGGATGCCGGATCGAACTCGCAAGCTTCTGTTGCCCAGATCTACGAGTGGGACAGGCAGTGCTTCGTGATCGGTGTCGAGATGAATATTCTGACGAGGCAGTACGGTTTCCCCGACATCGAGTTGGGTGAAGCTGCCGGCCTCGCGGCGCTCCGCATGAGCGTGCTGATGGCTCTCCTGCGTCGGGCGCCAGATGGTGTTGTCTCCAAGGCGGAGTTGCTCGACCTAATTGCGCAATTGAAGGATCTGTACTCTACCGCCGAGAAGTACGCTTCCCGAGCTAATGCCTACAATCAGCAGATAACAATTGAATATGGTGAGCGACTCGCGCAGCTCGCCGTATTCGAGCAGAACATTGACAAGTTTATGAGGCGGGAGACGAACCCGTTCACTCAGGGTGGGCGACAGGCGGCGAGCGGTGGGTGTTACATCGCGACTGCCGTGTACGGATCATATGAACATCCGTCCGTTATTGTTCTACGTCGGTTCAGAGACGATCGGCTTCAGACCTCAGCACTTGGTCGCGCGTTCGTCAGGGGCTACTACTGGGTCAGCCCGATTTTCGCCCGCTACTTCTCTTCTATCAGTTGGCTGAATCACCGCGCTCGGAATCTCCTTGACCGATTCGTCAGGTATCTCGAGCGCTGA
- a CDS encoding adenylate/guanylate cyclase domain-containing protein → MPKTEDVVMKNGGRRINATYLYADLAGSSKMANSLHKETTAKIIRAYINTASRILRNFGGEIRSFDGDRVMAIFMGADKETKAVRAALAINWAVFEVLRPKIKESWSNGEKFANISHGIGIDTGEALIVRGGVRDRNDLISIGKAPNRAAKLSEIRDAYQLTITSEVYEAMDNEVAFTEEGKRLWTQAYRRNDSGVNERVFRSHAYWGV, encoded by the coding sequence GTGCCAAAGACGGAAGACGTTGTGATGAAGAACGGAGGCCGGCGCATTAACGCAACCTACCTGTACGCTGATCTTGCGGGCTCATCCAAAATGGCTAATTCGCTACACAAAGAGACGACTGCCAAAATCATCCGGGCCTACATCAACACGGCCTCACGTATTCTCCGCAACTTTGGCGGTGAGATCAGGAGCTTCGACGGCGACCGGGTTATGGCAATTTTCATGGGCGCGGACAAGGAGACCAAGGCCGTTCGTGCTGCTCTTGCAATCAACTGGGCAGTATTCGAAGTCTTGCGCCCCAAGATCAAAGAAAGCTGGAGTAACGGCGAGAAGTTCGCAAACATCAGCCACGGCATCGGCATCGATACCGGTGAAGCTTTGATCGTCCGCGGCGGTGTTCGTGACCGCAACGACCTCATATCTATAGGTAAAGCGCCAAACCGAGCTGCCAAGCTCAGTGAGATCCGTGATGCTTACCAGCTGACCATTACCTCAGAGGTCTATGAAGCTATGGACAATGAAGTCGCCTTCACGGAAGAAGGTAAAAGGCTGTGGACGCAGGCTTACAGGCGGAATGACAGCGGCGTGAACGAACGAGTTTTCCGCTCCCACGCTTACTGGGGTGTTTGA
- a CDS encoding recombinase family protein yields the protein MKIGYARVSTVEQDLTIQQHGLEALGVDPTYIFVDRGLTGTNRARPGLREAMAAVRAGDTLVVTKLDRLARSLTDARDIADELTRKGVALSLGGSVYDPTDPVGRLLFNVLGMVAEFESDLIRARTREGMAVARAKGRLRGKQPKLSLPRRRHLLELVDSGKYTQMELAELFAVSRTTIYREIQRRALQRAAKGR from the coding sequence ATGAAGATCGGCTACGCGCGGGTCTCAACAGTCGAGCAAGACCTCACCATCCAGCAGCATGGACTGGAAGCCCTGGGCGTTGATCCCACCTACATCTTCGTGGATCGCGGCCTCACGGGAACCAACCGCGCCCGCCCCGGACTTCGCGAAGCGATGGCCGCGGTAAGAGCAGGGGACACCCTTGTCGTCACCAAGCTCGACCGCCTCGCGCGCTCTCTAACTGACGCTCGCGACATCGCCGACGAACTCACCCGCAAGGGCGTTGCCCTCAGTCTCGGCGGCAGTGTCTACGATCCCACCGACCCCGTGGGACGCCTGCTCTTCAACGTCCTCGGCATGGTCGCCGAATTTGAAAGCGACCTGATTCGAGCGAGAACCAGGGAAGGTATGGCCGTCGCCAGGGCAAAGGGCCGGTTGCGCGGCAAGCAGCCAAAACTGTCGCTGCCACGCCGCCGTCACCTGCTCGAGCTGGTGGATTCGGGCAAGTACACGCAAATGGAACTCGCCGAACTTTTCGCGGTCTCGCGCACCACGATTTACCGCGAAATCCAACGGCGCGCGCTGCAACGGGCCGCCAAAGGCCGCTAG
- a CDS encoding Pycsar system effector family protein: MFGRRTDEEIAQETHDKAIETAWRIHGALSDWTGKVDAKASFAFTLESAGVATAIALADDKRVYDALEGPVQEILYFGGLVALSIAAAFSVWVVIPRLRFFKVKKEWPSNFIYFGHLKYWDYEMLPGAIMEKDLLPVLTHQLVKMSKICWRKHVAVVISMILAVLGGAALVGCAFMVQFGSTP, from the coding sequence GTGTTCGGTCGTAGGACTGATGAAGAGATCGCACAGGAGACGCATGACAAGGCCATAGAGACTGCCTGGCGCATCCACGGTGCACTTAGCGACTGGACCGGGAAGGTAGATGCAAAGGCTTCCTTCGCTTTCACCCTGGAGTCAGCCGGTGTCGCGACGGCCATTGCGCTAGCCGACGACAAGCGAGTGTACGACGCTCTTGAAGGTCCAGTGCAAGAAATCCTCTACTTCGGCGGTCTTGTCGCGCTGAGTATCGCTGCTGCATTTTCAGTGTGGGTGGTCATCCCGAGGCTGCGTTTTTTTAAGGTCAAGAAGGAATGGCCGAGCAACTTCATCTACTTCGGCCACCTGAAGTACTGGGACTACGAGATGCTGCCGGGGGCAATAATGGAAAAGGATCTCCTGCCCGTCCTGACGCACCAATTGGTGAAGATGAGCAAGATCTGTTGGCGGAAACATGTTGCTGTAGTGATCTCGATGATCTTGGCAGTGCTGGGCGGTGCCGCCCTCGTGGGTTGCGCCTTTATGGTGCAGTTCGGGTCGACGCCCTGA